Proteins encoded together in one uncultured Fibrobacter sp. window:
- a CDS encoding HD domain-containing phosphohydrolase — MATEEHKNEMDDSQRILHLLFEYMPKIASERKVDSLLVLMNDLGRSIVRSDRCSLWLLDKEKRELWTKVAHGVDELRIPMEAGFAGHCMTTGESLLVEDAYNDERFDRRSDEKTHYHTKSVLAVPLKNSVGKVMGVYQAINKQGEPGYFTPKDLENLSLIAVYSAKTVESTMLNAELEATQRDIIHILGDASEYRSQETGDHIQRVAEVSYNLAKFMGLPESYCQKIRLAAPLHDLGKIGIPDAVLNKPGRLNTTEFAVMKTHSVIGREMLRASKRKLLRFAAEIAGTHHERWDGTGYPDGLKGEDIPLSGRICAVADVLDALSCPRCYKEAWPEEDVRAEFIKQRGTQFQPELVDVLLDHWELFYSGYRNRRI, encoded by the coding sequence ATGGCTACGGAAGAGCACAAAAACGAAATGGACGACTCTCAGCGGATTCTTCATCTGCTTTTTGAGTATATGCCCAAGATTGCTTCGGAACGCAAGGTGGACAGTCTCCTTGTGCTCATGAACGATTTGGGGCGTTCCATCGTACGCTCTGACCGCTGTTCCCTGTGGCTTTTGGATAAGGAAAAACGCGAACTGTGGACCAAGGTCGCCCATGGTGTCGACGAACTCCGCATCCCGATGGAAGCGGGCTTTGCCGGGCATTGTATGACGACGGGTGAGTCCTTGCTTGTGGAAGATGCGTACAACGATGAGCGGTTCGACCGCCGCAGCGACGAGAAGACGCACTACCACACGAAGTCCGTGCTGGCCGTCCCCCTCAAGAATTCTGTCGGGAAGGTCATGGGGGTTTATCAGGCCATCAACAAACAGGGAGAACCGGGGTATTTCACTCCGAAGGATTTAGAAAACCTTTCGCTTATCGCCGTGTATTCCGCAAAGACTGTGGAATCCACGATGCTCAATGCCGAACTGGAAGCCACCCAGAGGGATATCATCCATATTTTGGGTGATGCGTCCGAGTACCGCAGTCAGGAGACGGGCGACCACATCCAACGTGTTGCCGAGGTTTCTTACAACCTGGCGAAGTTCATGGGCCTGCCGGAATCCTATTGCCAGAAGATTCGCCTTGCGGCGCCTCTGCACGACTTGGGCAAGATCGGCATCCCCGATGCGGTGCTCAACAAGCCGGGCCGCCTCAACACGACGGAGTTCGCTGTCATGAAGACGCATTCCGTCATTGGGCGCGAGATGCTGCGTGCTTCTAAGCGCAAATTGCTACGCTTTGCCGCCGAGATTGCCGGGACCCACCACGAACGCTGGGACGGCACGGGCTACCCCGACGGGCTGAAGGGCGAGGATATCCCGCTTTCTGGCCGTATCTGCGCTGTAGCCGACGTGCTGGACGCCTTGTCTTGCCCGCGTTGCTACAAAGAAGCTTGGCCCGAAGAGGACGTGCGCGCCGAGTTCATCAAACAGCGTGGAACGCAGTTCCAACCGGAACTGGTGGATGTCCTTCTGGATCATTGGGAACTTTTCTACTCTGGATACCGTAACAGGCGAATCTAG